In Phocoena phocoena chromosome 19, mPhoPho1.1, whole genome shotgun sequence, a genomic segment contains:
- the DHRS13 gene encoding dehydrogenase/reductase SDR family member 13: MEALLLSVGLLLGAYVLVYYNLVKGPPCRGIASLRGRTAVVTGANSGIGKMTALELARRGARVVLACRSRERGEAAAFDLRQESGNNEVIFMALDLASLASVRAFATAFLSSEPRLDILIHNAGISSCGRTREPFNLLLRVNHIGPFLLTHLLLPRLKTCAPSRVVVVSSAAHRRGRLDFTRLDCPVVGWRQELRAYADSKLANVLFARELATQLEGTGITCYAAHPGPVNSELFLRHVPGWLRPLLRPVAWLVLRAPRGGAQTPLYCALQEGIEPLSGRYFANCHVEEVTPAARDDRAAHRLWEASKRLAGLGPGEGAESDEDPQPEDPYSPSSPHPEEPTASELYPSPQSSPDLSKVMRRILVKAEPELQTS; the protein is encoded by the exons ATGGAGGCGCTGCTGCTGAGCGTGGGGTTGCTGCTGGGCGCCTACGTGCTAGTCTATTACAACCTGGTGAAGGGGCCGCCGTGCCGCGGCATCGCCAGCCTGCGGGGCCGCACGGCCGTGGTCACGG GCGCCAACAGCGGCATCGGAAAGATGACGGCGCTGGAGCTGGCGCGCCGGGGAGCGCGCGTGGTTCTAGCCTGCCGGAGCCGGGAGCGCGGGGAGGCGGCCGCCTTCGACCTCCGTCAG GAGAGTGGGAACAATGAGGTCATCTTCATGGCCTTGGACTTGGCCAGTCTGGCCTCCGTGAGGGCCTTTGCCACTGCCTTCCTGAGCTCTGAGCCACGGCTGGACATCCTCATCCACAATGCCG GGATCAGTTCCTGTGGCCGAACCCGGGAGCCCTTTAACCTGCTGTTGCGAGTGAACCACATCGGCCCCTTCCTGCTGACACACCTGCTGCTGCCCCGGCTGAAGACATGCGCCCCCAGCCGCGTGGTGGTGGTATCCTCAGCCGCCCACCGTCGAGGCCGCCTCGACTTCACACGCCTGGACTGCCCAGTGGTGGGCTGGCGGCAGGAGCTGCGGGCATATGCCGACAGTAAGCTGGCCAACGTATTGTTTGCCAGGGAGCTCGCCACTCAGCTTGAGGGCACTGGCATCACCTGCTATGCAGCCCACCCAG GGCCAGTGAACTCGGAGCTGTTCCTGCGCCACGTTCCTGGATGGCTCCGCCCACTTTTGCGCCCAGTGGCTTGGCTGGTGCTGCGGGCACCACGAGGGGGTGCCCAGACCCCCCTGTACTGCGCTCTGCAGGAGGGCATTGAGCCCCTCAGTGGAAGATACTTTGCCAACTGCCATGTGGAGGAGGTGACCCCAGCTGCAAGAGACGACCGGGCAGCTCACCGGCTATGGGAGGCCAGCAAAAGGCTAGCCGGGCTTGGGCCTGGCGAGGGTGCCGAATCTGATGAAGATCCCCAGCCTGAGGACCCATATTCTCCGAGCAGCCCCCACCCCGAGGAGCCCACGGCTTCTGAACTCTACCCCAGCCCTCAGAGTTCACCAGACTTGTCTAAGGTCATGCGCCGAATTCTGGTTAAAGCTGAACCTGAGCTCCAAACCTCCTAA
- the FLOT2 gene encoding flotillin-2 isoform X1, with protein sequence MGNCHTVGPNEALVVSGGCCGSDYKQYVFGGWAWAWWCISDTQRISLEIMTLQPRCEDVETAEGVALTVTGVAQVKIMTEKELLAVACEQFLGKSVQDIKNVVLQTLEGHLRSILGTLTVEQIYQDRDQFAKLVREVAAPDVGRMGIEILSFTIKDVYDKVDYLSSLGKTQTAVVQRDADIGVAEAERDAGIREAECKKEMLDVKFMADTKIADSKRAFELQKSAFSEEVNIKTAEAQLAYELQGAREQQKIRQEEIEIEVVQRKKQIAVEAQEILRTDKELIATVRCPAEAEAHRIQQIAEGEKVKQVLLAQAEAEKIRRIGEAEAAVIEAMGKAEAERMKLKAEAYQKYGDAAKMALVLEALPRIAAKISAPLTKVDEIVVLSGDNSKVTSEVNRLLAELPASVHALTGVDLSKIPLIKKATGAQV encoded by the exons ATGGGCAATTGCCACACGGTGGGGCCCAACGAGGCGCTGGTGGTTTCAG GGGGCTGTTGCGGTTCTGACTATAAACAGTATGTGTTTGgcggctgggcctgggcctggtggTGTATCTCCGACACTCAGAG GATTTCCCTAGAGATTATGACGTTGCAGCCCCGCTGCGAGGACGTAGAGACGGCCGAGGGGGTAGCTTTAACTGTGACGGGTGTCGCCCAG GTGAAGATCATGACCGAGAAGGAGCTCCTGGCCGTGGCCTGCGAGCAGTTCCTGGGCAAGAGTGTGCAGGACATCAAGAATGTCGTCCTGCAGACCCTGGAGGGGCACCTGCGCTCCATCCTCG GGACCCTGACAGTGGAGCAGATTTATCAGGACCGGGACCAGTTTGCCAAGCTGGTGCGGGAGGTGGCAGCCCCCGACGTCGGCCGCATGGGCATCGAGATCCTCAGCTTCACCATCAAG gacGTGTATGACAAAGTGGACTATCTGAGCTCCCTGGGCAAGACGCAGACTGCTGTGGTACAGAGAGATGCCGACATCGGAGTGGCTGAGGCTGAGAGGGATGCAGGCATCCGG GAAGCCGAGTGCAAGAAGGAGATGCTGGACGTGAAGTTCATGGCAGACACCAAGATCGCCGACTCCAAGCGAGCCTTCGAGCTGCAAAAGTCAGCCTTCAGTGAGGAGGTCAACATCAAG ACGGCTGAGGCCCAGCTAGCTTACGAGCTACAAGGGGCCCGTGAGCAGCAGAAGATCCGGCAGGAAGAGATTGAGATTGAGGTCGTGCAGCGCAAGAAGCAGATCGCAGTGGAGGCGCAGGAGATCCTGCGCACAGACAAGGAGCTCATAGCCACAGTGCGGTGCCCCGCCGAGGCCGAGGCCCACCGCATACAGCAGATCGCCGAGGGCGAGAA GGTGAAGCAGGTCCTCTTGGCACAGGCAGAGGCTGAGAAGATCCGCAGAATCGGGGAGGCGGAGGCAGCAGTCATCGAGGCGATGGGCAAGGCAGAGGCTGAGCGGATGAAACTCAAGGCTGAGGCCTACCAGAAATATGGGGACGCAGCCAAGATGGCCTTGGTGCTGGAGGCCCTGCCCCGG ATTGCTGCCAAAATCTCCGCCCCCCTGACCAAAGTCGATGAGATTGTGGTCCTCAGTGGGGACAACAGCAAGGTGACCTCAGAGGTGAACCGACTGCTGGCCGAGCTGCCTGCCTCTGTGCACGCCCTCACGGGCGTGGACCTGTCTAAG ATACCACTGATCAAGAAGGCCACCGGTGCACAGGTGTGA
- the FLOT2 gene encoding flotillin-2 isoform X2, whose translation MGNCHTVGPNEALVVSGGCCGSDYKQYVFGGWAWAWWCISDTQRLSLEVMTILCRCENIETSEGVPLFVTGVAQVKIMTEKELLAVACEQFLGKSVQDIKNVVLQTLEGHLRSILGTLTVEQIYQDRDQFAKLVREVAAPDVGRMGIEILSFTIKDVYDKVDYLSSLGKTQTAVVQRDADIGVAEAERDAGIREAECKKEMLDVKFMADTKIADSKRAFELQKSAFSEEVNIKTAEAQLAYELQGAREQQKIRQEEIEIEVVQRKKQIAVEAQEILRTDKELIATVRCPAEAEAHRIQQIAEGEKVKQVLLAQAEAEKIRRIGEAEAAVIEAMGKAEAERMKLKAEAYQKYGDAAKMALVLEALPRIAAKISAPLTKVDEIVVLSGDNSKVTSEVNRLLAELPASVHALTGVDLSKIPLIKKATGAQV comes from the exons ATGGGCAATTGCCACACGGTGGGGCCCAACGAGGCGCTGGTGGTTTCAG GGGGCTGTTGCGGTTCTGACTATAAACAGTATGTGTTTGgcggctgggcctgggcctggtggTGTATCTCCGACACTCAGAG ACTGTCTCTGGAGGTTATGACCATCCTGTGTCGCTGTGAGAATATTGAGACGTCGGAGGGGGTCCCGCTATTCGTAACAGGGGTTGCACAG GTGAAGATCATGACCGAGAAGGAGCTCCTGGCCGTGGCCTGCGAGCAGTTCCTGGGCAAGAGTGTGCAGGACATCAAGAATGTCGTCCTGCAGACCCTGGAGGGGCACCTGCGCTCCATCCTCG GGACCCTGACAGTGGAGCAGATTTATCAGGACCGGGACCAGTTTGCCAAGCTGGTGCGGGAGGTGGCAGCCCCCGACGTCGGCCGCATGGGCATCGAGATCCTCAGCTTCACCATCAAG gacGTGTATGACAAAGTGGACTATCTGAGCTCCCTGGGCAAGACGCAGACTGCTGTGGTACAGAGAGATGCCGACATCGGAGTGGCTGAGGCTGAGAGGGATGCAGGCATCCGG GAAGCCGAGTGCAAGAAGGAGATGCTGGACGTGAAGTTCATGGCAGACACCAAGATCGCCGACTCCAAGCGAGCCTTCGAGCTGCAAAAGTCAGCCTTCAGTGAGGAGGTCAACATCAAG ACGGCTGAGGCCCAGCTAGCTTACGAGCTACAAGGGGCCCGTGAGCAGCAGAAGATCCGGCAGGAAGAGATTGAGATTGAGGTCGTGCAGCGCAAGAAGCAGATCGCAGTGGAGGCGCAGGAGATCCTGCGCACAGACAAGGAGCTCATAGCCACAGTGCGGTGCCCCGCCGAGGCCGAGGCCCACCGCATACAGCAGATCGCCGAGGGCGAGAA GGTGAAGCAGGTCCTCTTGGCACAGGCAGAGGCTGAGAAGATCCGCAGAATCGGGGAGGCGGAGGCAGCAGTCATCGAGGCGATGGGCAAGGCAGAGGCTGAGCGGATGAAACTCAAGGCTGAGGCCTACCAGAAATATGGGGACGCAGCCAAGATGGCCTTGGTGCTGGAGGCCCTGCCCCGG ATTGCTGCCAAAATCTCCGCCCCCCTGACCAAAGTCGATGAGATTGTGGTCCTCAGTGGGGACAACAGCAAGGTGACCTCAGAGGTGAACCGACTGCTGGCCGAGCTGCCTGCCTCTGTGCACGCCCTCACGGGCGTGGACCTGTCTAAG ATACCACTGATCAAGAAGGCCACCGGTGCACAGGTGTGA